The following proteins are encoded in a genomic region of Betaproteobacteria bacterium:
- a CDS encoding MotA/TolQ/ExbB proton channel family protein: MGNSSHGLIAFLQQTDAVGLSVAILLLAMSVASWAVIISKVFRAVAVRNSTRRIVDGFWSAPSLSAAVEELRHQSGNPFVSLARAGVGAALHHQRHQAGRLGDALPLSEFVTRGLRQGVNAAHARLETGLSLLASVGSTAPFVGLFGTVWGIYHALIGISASGQATIDKVAGPVGEALIMTALGLAVAIPAVLGYNALVRTNRVILADLDAFAHDLHAYLATGARLDGGGQGSPATTPGNLPGRPQTV; this comes from the coding sequence ATGGGCAATTCGTCCCATGGACTGATCGCATTCCTGCAGCAGACCGACGCCGTCGGTCTATCCGTGGCGATCCTGCTCCTCGCCATGTCGGTAGCCAGCTGGGCCGTCATCATTTCCAAGGTCTTCCGTGCTGTCGCAGTGCGGAACAGCACGCGGCGCATCGTCGACGGGTTCTGGAGCGCCCCCAGCCTCAGTGCAGCCGTCGAGGAGTTGCGGCACCAGAGCGGCAATCCCTTCGTGTCTCTCGCCCGCGCCGGCGTTGGTGCGGCCTTGCATCATCAGCGCCACCAGGCGGGCCGGCTGGGTGATGCTCTGCCGCTGTCGGAATTCGTCACCCGCGGATTGCGCCAAGGCGTCAACGCGGCGCATGCCAGGCTCGAGACGGGGCTTTCGCTCCTGGCCTCCGTGGGCAGCACGGCGCCGTTCGTGGGACTGTTCGGAACGGTGTGGGGTATCTACCATGCCCTCATCGGCATCAGCGCTTCGGGACAGGCCACCATCGACAAGGTTGCGGGGCCGGTGGGCGAAGCCCTCATCATGACGGCGCTGGGTCTTGCCGTGGCGATACCGGCTGTCCTTGGCTACAACGCTCTCGTGCGAACCAACCGGGTGATCCTGGCGGACCTTGATGCGTTTGCCCACGACCTGCACGCGTATCTGGCGACCGGAGCGCGGCTCGACGGGGGGGGCCAAGGTTCGCCGGCGACCACCCCGGGCAATCTCCCCGG
- the dksA gene encoding RNA polymerase-binding protein DksA, whose protein sequence is MERKSSKKPLTEAQLLAAPAKDYMNEEQLAFFRQRLLELKAELLENVRDTSEHLRETEATSDVSDRATQEEEQALELRTRDRERKLLKKIDEALGRIDDNSYGYCAETGEPIGVRRLLARPTATLSIEAQERRERMQRMYGD, encoded by the coding sequence ATGGAACGGAAATCGAGCAAGAAACCATTGACCGAGGCCCAGTTGCTCGCGGCGCCGGCAAAGGACTACATGAACGAAGAGCAGCTCGCCTTCTTCAGACAGCGTCTGCTCGAACTGAAGGCCGAACTGCTCGAGAACGTGCGGGACACGAGCGAGCACCTGCGCGAAACCGAAGCGACGAGCGACGTGTCCGACCGTGCGACCCAGGAAGAGGAGCAGGCTCTCGAGCTCAGGACCCGGGACCGCGAACGGAAGCTGCTCAAGAAGATCGACGAGGCGCTCGGCCGCATCGACGACAACAGCTATGGCTACTGCGCCGAAACCGGCGAGCCGATCGGGGTGAGGCGCCTCCTGGCCCGGCCCACGGCTACCCTCAGCATCGAGGCGCAGGAACGTCGCGAGCGCATGCAGCGCATGTACGGGGACTGA